Within the bacterium genome, the region TAATCCAGAGAAATATTACCTCGGCCGAGCGCCTATTGAAGCCGCAAGTATGGGAATTGAATTAAAAGAAGATGAAATTGCTTTTAGATGTAATCTTGTAACAATAGAAGAGGAAATACTAAAAGATTATAGTGCAGGACATATTTCAACCAGCGAAGCAAAACAGATAATTGAGTTTTTAAATGAAAAACTTGGTAGTGAGCAGGTCAAATTCTACCCCGGGGTTAGCTATCGCCATCTAATGGTATTAAAGGAAGATGCAAGATGCAAGATGCAAAATGTCCGATTAACCTGCACGCCACCTCATGACATTACTGGAAAACCCTATGATTCTTATCTCCCAACAGGTGAAGGAGCAGAGGTTATTCGTGAATTAATGTTTGCCTCGCAAGGATTTTTAGAAAATCATCCGGTTAATCAAAATAGACTTAAAGAAAATAAAAATCCAGCGAATATGGTCTGGCTATGGGGACAGGGGAAATCTTCAAAAATGCCTACACTTGAACAAAAATTTGGGCTCAGCGGTGCAGTTATTGCCGCAGTTGATTTGGTTAAAGGGCTTGGGAAATGTGCAGGATTAGAGATAATTGATGTTCCTGGAGCAACGGGTTATCTTGATACAAATTTTATTGGCAAGGCTGAATATGCCTTAGCCGCACTAAAGAATAAGGATTTTGTATTTGTCCATGTCGAGGCTC harbors:
- a CDS encoding cofactor-independent phosphoglycerate mutase → MKYILLVGDGMADYPIPELGEKTPLEVANIPNLNYLAQNGVVGLIKTIPEGMPPGSDVAILSVLGYNPEKYYLGRAPIEAASMGIELKEDEIAFRCNLVTIEEEILKDYSAGHISTSEAKQIIEFLNEKLGSEQVKFYPGVSYRHLMVLKEDARCKMQNVRLTCTPPHDITGKPYDSYLPTGEGAEVIRELMFASQGFLENHPVNQNRLKENKNPANMVWLWGQGKSSKMPTLEQKFGLSGAVIAAVDLVKGLGKCAGLEIIDVPGATGYLDTNFIGKAEYALAALKNKDFVFVHVEAPDEAGHNGDLQAKIKAIEDFDSKVVGTIINGLPGIKDEVRICALCDHPTPISLKTHSADNVPFILYGHKIEPDEILEYNERSAKNTLINFQEGHTLINYFIMG